One window from the genome of Candidatus Tanganyikabacteria bacterium encodes:
- a CDS encoding cupin domain-containing protein — protein sequence MPFNDPGTKADKPYKINLADVPWESWGHGRFESDDLYVDRHVRSERISLIVTRLPPGGVNCPFHFHHKSEELFYILEGTGTLRYGTEESEVRAGDVVACPPGPAGAHQFVNTGTEPLSYLAISTEEEVDLCEYPDSGKVAIHAVPRGAQAGFRGVFKQAAKVDYFEGEDATVPG from the coding sequence ATGCCATTCAACGATCCCGGAACCAAGGCCGACAAGCCGTACAAGATCAACCTGGCCGACGTGCCGTGGGAATCCTGGGGCCACGGGCGCTTCGAGTCGGACGATCTCTACGTCGACCGGCACGTCCGCTCCGAGCGGATCAGCCTCATCGTCACGCGGTTGCCGCCGGGCGGCGTCAACTGTCCCTTCCACTTCCACCACAAGAGCGAGGAACTGTTCTACATCCTCGAAGGGACCGGCACGCTGCGCTACGGCACCGAGGAGAGCGAAGTGCGCGCCGGGGACGTCGTCGCGTGCCCGCCCGGTCCGGCCGGCGCCCACCAGTTCGTCAACACGGGCACGGAGCCGCTTTCATACCTGGCGATCAGCACGGAAGAGGAGGTGGACCTCTGCGAGTACCCGGACTCCGGGAAAGTGGCGATCCACGCGGTGCCCCGGGGCGCCCAAGCCGGCTTCCGCGGCGTCTTCAAGCAGGCCGCGAAGGTCGACTACTTCGAGGGCGAGGACGCTACCGTCCCAGGTTGA